In a single window of the Arachis hypogaea cultivar Tifrunner chromosome 6, arahy.Tifrunner.gnm2.J5K5, whole genome shotgun sequence genome:
- the LOC112696113 gene encoding large ribosomal subunit protein uL22c: protein MALSFSQSVVKVNHHLPLPLRRNPPCSTSFPFQSNPKFPSLTLGIRCSSASAFNDKTVISLKPRTPNDVTLTQNVNAFACRATTSQFGVQESDKSYVEAYAIGRNIRMSADKARRVIDQIRGRSYEETLTILELMPYRACEAIIKIVFSAGANASNNLGLSKGSLVISKAEVNEGKTMKRVRPVARGRAYQIRKRTCHIAITVRGLPSKSVVEATPA, encoded by the exons ATGGCTCTTTCGTTCTCTCAGTCGGTGGTTAAGGTTAACCACCATCTCCCTCTCCCCCTCCGTCGAAACCCACCCTGCTCTACTTCGTTCCCCTTCCAATCCAACCCCAAATTTCCATCCCTAACCCTTGGAATCCGATGCTCCTCCGCTTCAGCTTTCAACGACAAAACCGTCATTTCCCTCAAACCCAGAACTCCAAACGACGTTACTCTCACCCAAAACGTCAACGCTTTTGCCTGTCGCGCTACAACTTCCCAGTTTGGAG TGCAAGAGAGTGACAAGTCATATGTAGAAGCCTATGCCATTGGCCGGAATATTCGTATGTCTGCTGACAAAGCGCGAAGAGTGATTGATCAGATTCGTGGACGATCATATGAGGAAACACTTACTATATTAGAACTCATGCCATATCGAGCCTGTGAAGCCATTATCAAGATAGTATTTTCAGCAGGAGCAAATGCTAGCAACAACTTGGGTTTAAGCAAAGGAAGTTTGGTTATTAGTAAAGCAGAGGTTAATGAAGGAAAGACAATGAAAAGGGTCAGGCCCGTGGCTCGGGGTCGGGCTTATCAAATTAGAAAGCGCACTTGTCATATAGCAATCACTGTAAGAGGTTTACCTAGTAAGTCTGTCGTGGAAGCAACTCCTGCATAA